A region of the Longimicrobium sp. genome:
CTTTCCGCTCTGCGTGATATTCCTCGATGCTCAGGTTCCGCAGCATCGAACACCGCCCGTCCTCGTTGTGCACGAACCCGACGTTCGCCACGTACGGTTCGATGACGTGGATCTTCTGCAGCGGCGTCACGATTAGGAGTTGCAGGTTCAGCTTCTTGAACAGCTCCAGGCCATAGCGCGTGGATTCGTCCGAGCCGCGGCCAAACGCCTCGTCAATCACTACGAAGCGGAACGAGCGCGAGCGCTGCTCGCCCCACTCCAGGCCGA
Encoded here:
- a CDS encoding SbcC/MukB-like Walker B domain-containing protein codes for the protein RFRGRQGQTELDQRWTRKVTDVRNWFVFSASERWREGDSEYEHYTDSGGKSGGQKEKLAYTVLAASLAYQFGLEWGEQRSRSFRFVVIDEAFGRGSDESTRYGLELFKKLNLQLLIVTPLQKIHVIEPYVANVGFVHNEDGRCSMLRNLSIEEYHAERKARRLIRVS